In one window of Procambarus clarkii isolate CNS0578487 chromosome 63, FALCON_Pclarkii_2.0, whole genome shotgun sequence DNA:
- the LOC138354578 gene encoding trichohyalin-like yields MAWKVELEIILEDIFDLEIQKKVTTKDTLQAELIAEGGKIRALELSNLYREIDPDIILINSHGKKNSEKIKIFNYKIYQVNRADQANDGAAIAVKRNIPHKILDNFQENFLAIELQTTKGETEIRTRRDRDIRTRRARYTHQETQRYTHQESQIYAPGETEIRTRRDRDMRTRRDRDIRTRRDRYTHQETQRYTHQESQIYAPGETEIRTRRDRDIHTRRDRDMRTRRDRDIRTRRDRDIRTRRDRDIHTRRDRDMRTRRDRDIRTRRDRYTHQETQIYAPGETDIRTRRDRDIRTRRDRYTHQERQRYAPGETDIRTRRDRDTHQESQIYAPGETDIRTRRDRYTHQERQIYAPGETDIRTKRDRDTHQERQIYAPRDRYTHQESQIYAPGETDIRTRRDRDIRTRRARYTHQERQRYTHQERQIYAPGEPDIRTRRDRYTHQERQRYAPGEPDIRTRRDRDIRTRRDRYTHQERQRYTHQERQIYAPGETDIRTRRDRDIRIRRD; encoded by the exons atggcctggaaagtggagttggagatcataTTGGAAGACATATTCGACCTTGAGATacaaaagaaggttaccactaaagacaccttgcaagcggaacttattgcagaaggaggaaagattcgag CATTGGAACTCAGCAACTTGTACAGAGAAATAGACCCTGATATAATACTCATTAACAGCCACGGAAAAAAGAACAGCGAGAAgatcaagatcttcaattacaaaatttaccaggtcaacagagctgaccaggccaacGATGGAGCGGCAATTGCCGTTAAAAGAAATATTCCTCACAAAATTCTAGATAACTTCCAGGAAAATTTCCTGGCAATTGAACTCCAAACTACGAAAG GAGAGACAGAGATACGCACCAGGAGAGACAGAGATATACGCACCAGGAGAGCCAGATATACACACCAGGAGACACAGAGATATACGCACCAGGAGAGCCAGATATACGCACCAGGAGAGACAGAGATACGCACCAGGAGAGACAGAGATATGCGCACCAGGAGAGACAGAGATATACGCACCAGGAGAGACAGATATACACACCAGGAGACACAGAGATATACGCACCAGGAGAGCCAGATATACGCACCAGGAGAGACAGAGATACGCACCAGGAGAGACAGAGATATACACACCAGGAGAGACAGAGATATGCGCACCAGGAGAGACAGAGATATACGCACCAGGAGAGACAGAGATATACGCACCAGGAGAGACAGAGATATACACACCAGGAGAGACAGAGATATGCGCACCAGGAGAGACAGAGATATACGCACCAGGAGAGACAGATATACGCACCAGGAGACACAGATATACGCACCAGGAGAGACAGATATACGCACCAGGAGAGACAGAGATATACGCACCAGGAGAGACAGATATACGCaccaagagagacagagatacgCACCAGGAGAGACAGATATACGCACCAGGAGAGACAGAGATACGCACCAGGAGAGTCAGATATACGCACCAGGAGAGACAGATATACGCACCAGGAGAGACAGATATACGCACCAGGAGAGACAGATATACGCACCAGGAGAGACAGATATACGCaccaagagagacagagatacgCACCAGGAGAGACAGATATACGCACCAAGAGACAGATATACGCACCAGGAGAGCCAGATATACGCACCAGGAGAGACAGATATACGCACCAGGAGAGACAGAGATATACGCACCAGGAGAGCCAGATATACGCACCAGGAGAGACAGAGATATACACACCAGGAGAGACAGATATACGCACCAGGAGAGCCAGATATACGCACCAGGAGAGACAGATATACGCaccaagagagacagagatacgCACCAGGAGAGCCAGATATACGCACCAGGAGAGACAGAGATATACGCACCAGGAGAGACAGATATACGCACCAGGAGAGACAGAGATATACGCACCAGGAGAGACAGATATACGCACCAGGAGAGACAGATATACGCACCAGGAGAGACAGAGATATACGCATCAGGAGAGACTGA